The Daucus carota subsp. sativus chromosome 2, DH1 v3.0, whole genome shotgun sequence genome includes a window with the following:
- the LOC108206952 gene encoding serine/threonine-protein kinase haspin homolog isoform X1: MASRAGNDLWSEIIAEEENRDINCETKQSKQQPEVAVIYRRKNAVSNQSNDLLILTREKPNLGNENRVSWAQAPVKRVSWNRALSTRGRTSIAVAVFVDHAPQQKNQKKKTKPAIPRGKGLQPTNYDKERAYFEEVDSFELLEESPSPKNIWTKGVKSEDIVKTHLSSVLEKWLIRRRLNHSCGPSRSLSTILGTPRLLNEVPYICDYSSVRTPEKGSALICSSVPPIQECKFCLTGTSVSGNVIPSRKSNNALPSMTEGGCEGIADGVRNLSLASRPSSLFSHRCEDFAALLEFCGQSAPSTLSDVFSKYCDPKSIVKVGEGTYGEAFKAGKTVCKVVPFDGDLRVNGEVQKRAAELFEEVALSRTLNHLRGDGGHTHDNNCTTFIQTIDAKVCQGQYDNALIRAWEHWDNKHSSENDHPKEFPEDQCYIIFVQEHGGQDLESFVLLNFDEARSLLVQVTVALAVGEAAYEFEHRDLHWGNILLSRKDSATLQFNLEGKSLNIRTFGLLISIIDFTLSRINTGEDILFLDLSSDPELFEGPKGDKQSDTYRKMKEATEDCWEESFPKTNVLWLQYLVDILLLKKTFDRTSKDERELRSLKKRLNSYGSAKEATADPFFRELFVDNAL; encoded by the exons ATGGCATCTCGAGCAG GAAATGATCTGTGGTCTGAAATTATAGCAGAAGAAGAGAATCGAGATATAAACTGCGAAACCAAGCAGTCAAAACAGCAACCAGAAGTCGCTGTAATTTACCGCCGTAAAAACGCAGTTAGCAACCAAAGCAACGATTTGTTGATTTTAACTAGGGAGAAGCCGAATCTTGGGAATGAGAATCGCGTGAGTTGGGCACAAGCCCCCGTTAAACGTGTCAGTTGGAACCGAGCTCTTTCCACAAG AGGAAGGACCAGTATAGCTGTTGCTGTATTCGTGGATCACGCGCCACaacagaaaaatcaaaaaaagaaaacaaagccTGCTATTCCAAGA GGAAAAGGTTTACAACCTACTAACTATGATAAGGAGCGTGCCTACTTTGAAGAGGTTGATTCCTTCGAATTGTTGGAGGAAAGCCCTTCACCAAAGAATATATGGACCAAGGGTGTAAAAAGTGAAGATATTGTCAAAACACACCTGTCCTCGGTATTGGAAAAATGGTTAATTAGAAGGAGACTTAATCACAGTTGTGGTCCTTCTAGATCACTTTCTACTATTCTAGGAACTCCTAGATTGCTTAATGAAGTTCCTTACATTTGTGATTATTCATCTGTAAGAACTCCAGAAAAAGGGTCTGCACTTATTTGTTCAAGTGTACCTCCTATCCAAGAATGCAAGTTCTGTTTAACTGGTACAAGTGTATCTGGAAATGTGATCCCTTCAAGGAAGAGCAATAATGCACTACCGTCTATGACTGAGGGAGGGTGCGAAGGTATTGCTGATGGAGTTCGTAATCTATCTCTGGCATCACGACCTTCTTCGTTGTTTAGTCATCGCTGCGAAGATTTTGCAGCGCTGTTAGAATTTTGTGGACAGTCAGCTCCTTCAACACTATCAGATGTGTTCTCCAAATATTG TGATCCTAAAAGTATCGTCAAGGTTGGTGAAGGTACTTATGGAGAGGCCTTTAAAGCTGGGAAAACTGTTTGCAAGGTTGTTCCATTTGATGGTGATTTAAGAGTGAACGGGGAAGTTCAAAAG CGTGCGGCGGAATTGTTTGAGGAGGTTGCACTCTCTCGAACTCTTAATCATTTAAGGGGGGATGGTGGTCATACCCATGACAACAATTGTACTACATTCATACAGACAATTGA cGCAAAGGTATGTCAAGGCCAATATGATAATGCACTGATAAGAGCATGGGAACATTGGGATAACAAGCATAGTTCAGAAAACGATCATCCTAAGGAATTTCCCGAGGATCAG TGCTACATCATCTTTGTTCAAGAACATGGAGGACAAGATCTTGAAAGCTTTGTGCTTCTGAATTTTGATGAAGCACGGAGTTTGCTGGTTCAG GTTACAGTTGCCTTGGCTGTAGGAGAGGCTGCTTATGAATTTGAACACAGAGATTTGCATTG GGGGAACATTCTCTTAAGTCGTAAAGATTCTGCAACGCTGCAGTTCAATCTTGAGGGCAAGAGCTTAAATATCAGAACATTTGGATTGTTGATATCAATAATTGATTTCACTCTTTCAAGAATTAACACTG GTGAAGATATACTTTTCTTGGATCTATCGTCGGATCCTGAACTCTTTGAGGGTCCAAAGGGAGATAAACAA TCGGATACATACCGGAAAATGAAAGAGGCAACTGAGGATTGCTGGGAGGAAAG CTTCCCTAAGACAAATGTGTTGTGGCTGCAGTATTTGGTGGATATTTTGCTACTGAAGAAAACATTT GATCGAACTTCAAAAGACGAGAGAGAATTACGGTCCTTAAAGAAGAGGCTGAACAGTTATGGTTCAGCAAAAGAAGCAACCGCAGATCCTTTCTTCAGGGAATTGTTTGTTGACAATGCTCTCTGA
- the LOC108208292 gene encoding cytochrome P450 716A67 isoform X2, whose translation MGGAMASIVISVIVLVILRYTIKLANTYWFRPKRIEKRLRKLGFRGSQYRIIFGDAKDIGKMRAASTSKPMEPSDKIASRILPYYHNMVQKHGKTFFFWFGTKARLNISDPVLVKDILSRTDEFRKPNNDQMARVLVGGLFSSEGKTWAQHKKILNPAFHIDKTKNMVPSIVENCSQMMNKWNISGASNKSVEVEMRPEIDALIYEIMCKALVAGPISEEAKKIYQQRMILNQQAAKLTTQER comes from the exons ATGGGGGGAGCGATGGCTTCCATTGTAATATCTGTGATTGTGCTTGTCATTTTAAGGTACACAATCAAACTAGCAAACACATATTGGTTTAGGCCAAAGCGAATCGAAAAACGGCTGAGGAAACTGGGGTTTAGGGGGAGTCAGTATAGGATCATCTTCGGAGACGCAAAAGATATTGGGAAGATGAGAGCAGCATCCACATCCAAGCCTATGGAACCCTCGGACAAGATCGCGTCCCGTATTTTACCATATTACCACAATATGGTCCAGAAGCATG GTAAAACGTTTTTCTTCTGGTTTGGCACTAAAGCAAGATTGAACATATCCGATCCGGTGCTAGTGAAGGATATTCTGTCCAGAACAGACGAGTTTCGAAAGCCAAACAATGATCAAATGGCAAGGGTGCTTGTAGGTGGACTGTTCAGTAGTGAGGGCAAAACATGGGCTCAACATAAGAAGATTCTCAACCCTGCTTTTCACATCGACAAGACAAAG AACATGGTACCATCAATCGTGGAGAACTGTTCGCAAATGATGAACAAGTGGAACATATCGGGAGCTTCAAATAAATCAGTGGAGGTTGAGATGCGGCCAGAAATAGATGCTTTAATATATGAGATAATGTGCAAAGCACTAGTGGCTGGCCCGATTAGTGAAGAAGCAAAAAAGATATACCAACAGAGGATGATATTGAACCAACAAGCAGCCAAACTAACAACTCAAGAG AGGTGA
- the LOC135150582 gene encoding uncharacterized protein LOC135150582 → MDRVGDQQQMELFKERTWPEFKVGHLFHVVLNFNRFVGKINIHFREPLTFKLKLNRVMGYPTQLLYTTNEMKNVIELDLCTLNKAMTVKVPHFTSKNFYQSTQAVAIQDQLALKRIEESCC, encoded by the exons ATGGATAGAGTCGGAGATCAACAGCAAATGGAATTGTTTAAAGAACGAACATGGCCTGAGTTTAAGG TTGGCCATTTATTTCATGTTGTCTTAAACTTCAATCGATTTGTGGGGAAAATCAACATACATTTTCGTGAGCCATTGACCTTCAAGTTGAAGTTAAATAGGGTTATGGGTTATCCCACTCAACTATTGTACACAACTAATGAAATGAAGAATGTCATAGAGTTGGATTTGTGCACTCTGAACAAGGCAATGACTGTCAAG GTACCTCATTTTACATCAAAGAATTTTTATCAATCTACTCAAGCAGTTGCAATTCAAGATCAG CTAGCTTTGAAAAGAATCGAGGAGAGTTGTTGCTGA
- the LOC108206952 gene encoding serine/threonine-protein kinase haspin homolog isoform X2, whose translation MASRAGNDLWSEIIAEEENRDINCETKQSKQQPEVAVIYRRKNAVSNQSNDLLILTREKPNLGNENRVSWAQAPVKRVSWNRALSTRGRTSIAVAVFVDHAPQQKNQKKKTKPAIPRGKGLQPTNYDKERAYFEEVDSFELLEESPSPKNIWTKGVKSEDIVKTHLSSVLEKWLIRRRLNHSCGPSRSLSTILGTPRLLNEVPYICDYSSVRTPEKGSALICSSVPPIQECKFCLTGTSVSGNVIPSRKSNNALPSMTEGGCEGIADGVRNLSLASRPSSLFSHRCEDFAALLEFCGQSAPSTLSDVFSKYCDPKSIVKVGEGTYGEAFKAGKTVCKVVPFDGDLRVNGEVQKRAAELFEEVALSRTLNHLRGDGGHTHDNNCTTFIQTIDAKVCQGQYDNALIRAWEHWDNKHSSENDHPKEFPEDQCYIIFVQEHGGQDLESFVLLNFDEARSLLVQVTVALAVGEAAYEFEHRDLHWGNILLSRKDSATLQFNLEGKSLNIRTFGLLISIIDFTLSRINTGEDILFLDLSSDPELFEGPKGDKQSDTYRKMKEATEDCWEERYLEEKSIEHQVIENVCVPF comes from the exons ATGGCATCTCGAGCAG GAAATGATCTGTGGTCTGAAATTATAGCAGAAGAAGAGAATCGAGATATAAACTGCGAAACCAAGCAGTCAAAACAGCAACCAGAAGTCGCTGTAATTTACCGCCGTAAAAACGCAGTTAGCAACCAAAGCAACGATTTGTTGATTTTAACTAGGGAGAAGCCGAATCTTGGGAATGAGAATCGCGTGAGTTGGGCACAAGCCCCCGTTAAACGTGTCAGTTGGAACCGAGCTCTTTCCACAAG AGGAAGGACCAGTATAGCTGTTGCTGTATTCGTGGATCACGCGCCACaacagaaaaatcaaaaaaagaaaacaaagccTGCTATTCCAAGA GGAAAAGGTTTACAACCTACTAACTATGATAAGGAGCGTGCCTACTTTGAAGAGGTTGATTCCTTCGAATTGTTGGAGGAAAGCCCTTCACCAAAGAATATATGGACCAAGGGTGTAAAAAGTGAAGATATTGTCAAAACACACCTGTCCTCGGTATTGGAAAAATGGTTAATTAGAAGGAGACTTAATCACAGTTGTGGTCCTTCTAGATCACTTTCTACTATTCTAGGAACTCCTAGATTGCTTAATGAAGTTCCTTACATTTGTGATTATTCATCTGTAAGAACTCCAGAAAAAGGGTCTGCACTTATTTGTTCAAGTGTACCTCCTATCCAAGAATGCAAGTTCTGTTTAACTGGTACAAGTGTATCTGGAAATGTGATCCCTTCAAGGAAGAGCAATAATGCACTACCGTCTATGACTGAGGGAGGGTGCGAAGGTATTGCTGATGGAGTTCGTAATCTATCTCTGGCATCACGACCTTCTTCGTTGTTTAGTCATCGCTGCGAAGATTTTGCAGCGCTGTTAGAATTTTGTGGACAGTCAGCTCCTTCAACACTATCAGATGTGTTCTCCAAATATTG TGATCCTAAAAGTATCGTCAAGGTTGGTGAAGGTACTTATGGAGAGGCCTTTAAAGCTGGGAAAACTGTTTGCAAGGTTGTTCCATTTGATGGTGATTTAAGAGTGAACGGGGAAGTTCAAAAG CGTGCGGCGGAATTGTTTGAGGAGGTTGCACTCTCTCGAACTCTTAATCATTTAAGGGGGGATGGTGGTCATACCCATGACAACAATTGTACTACATTCATACAGACAATTGA cGCAAAGGTATGTCAAGGCCAATATGATAATGCACTGATAAGAGCATGGGAACATTGGGATAACAAGCATAGTTCAGAAAACGATCATCCTAAGGAATTTCCCGAGGATCAG TGCTACATCATCTTTGTTCAAGAACATGGAGGACAAGATCTTGAAAGCTTTGTGCTTCTGAATTTTGATGAAGCACGGAGTTTGCTGGTTCAG GTTACAGTTGCCTTGGCTGTAGGAGAGGCTGCTTATGAATTTGAACACAGAGATTTGCATTG GGGGAACATTCTCTTAAGTCGTAAAGATTCTGCAACGCTGCAGTTCAATCTTGAGGGCAAGAGCTTAAATATCAGAACATTTGGATTGTTGATATCAATAATTGATTTCACTCTTTCAAGAATTAACACTG GTGAAGATATACTTTTCTTGGATCTATCGTCGGATCCTGAACTCTTTGAGGGTCCAAAGGGAGATAAACAA TCGGATACATACCGGAAAATGAAAGAGGCAACTGAGGATTGCTGGGAGGAAAG GTATTTGGAAGAGAAAAGCATTGAACACCAAGTTATAGAGAACGTTTGTGTTCCATTCTGA
- the LOC135146746 gene encoding uncharacterized protein LOC135146746 isoform X2 produces MGVKYAFQLILMLALLFNVALCKTIKRDVKALNEIKASLGWRVVYSWVGDDPCGDGGLPPWSGVTCTTQGDYRVVTALEVYAVSIVGPFPTAVTNLLDLTRLSAIGVYQNS; encoded by the exons ATGGGAGTGAAATATGCATTTCAGTTGATTCTTATGCTCGCTTTGCTTTTCAATGTCGCTCTCTGCAAAACGATCAAGCGTGATG TGAAAGCTCTTAATGAAATTAAAGCATCTCTTGGGTGGAGGGTGGTGTATTCCTGGGTCGGAGATGATCCTTGTGGGGATGGGGGTTTACCTCCTTGGTCTGGTGTCACTTGTACTACTCAGGGTGATTACAGAGTAGTTACTGCATT ggaaGTTTATGCAGTCTCTATTGTTGGGCCTTTTCCTACTGCAGTCACCAATTTGTTGGATCTTACAAGGCT GTCTGCGATTGGCGTGTATCAAAACTCTTGA
- the LOC108208292 gene encoding cytochrome P450 72A552 isoform X1 yields MKAAHKETERLVKKLVTRRLEEMKQGASNHGDILSLLLEAFQDQTSGFSLDDVLEECRTFHFLGVESTARSLIWVLYVLANHPEWQERAREEVLQVFGDQKPNAEGINQLKIVTTIVYETLRFYPTNGIIHRSISKDTKLGDMVLPAWIQVTIPIALMNHDPDIWGEDVNEFKPERFAQGIFNSKMQSIFLAFFSGPRRCTGQTMGMVLLTSVVATLLQRFSLELAPSYSHAPKYSFLLKPEHGLQLVLRQHI; encoded by the exons ATGAAAGCAGCTCACAAAGAAACGGAACGTTTGGTGAAGAAATTGGTGACCAGGAGATTGGAAGAAATGAAACAAGGAGCGAGTAATCATGGTGATATATTGAGTTTATTGTTGGAAGCTTTTCAAGATCAAACAAGCGGATTTAGTCTTGACGATGTACTTGAGGAGTGCAGAACTTTTCACTTCCTCGGGGTGGAATCTACAGCACGGTCATTAATATGGGTGCTCTATGTTTTGGCTAATCATCCCGAATGGCAAGAGAGAGCAAGAGAAGAGGTTTTGCAAGTTTTCGGAGATCAAAAGCCAAATGCCGAGGGAATAAACCAACTCAAAATT GTAACAACGATTGTTTACGAAACTCTGAGATTTTATCCAACGAACGGCATAATACACCGATCTATTTCTAAGGATACAAAGTTAGGAGATATGGTTCTTCCGGCCTGGATCCAAGTCACCATACCGATAGCTCTAATGAATCACGACCCTGATATTTGGGGAGAAGATGTGAATGAGTTCAAACCTGAAAGATTTGCTCAAGGCATTTTCAACTCAAAGATGCAGTCAATATTCTTGGCTTTCTTTTCGGGTCCTCGAAGATGTACCGGACAAACTATGGGAATGGTTTTGCTTACATCTGTGGTAGCGACCCTCCTGCAACGCTTCAGCTTAGAGCTTGCTCCCTCGTATTCGCATGCTCCCAAATATTCTTTCCTTCTCAAACCTGAGCATGGACTGCAACTTGTTTTACGTCAACATATCTAG
- the LOC135146746 gene encoding uncharacterized protein LOC135146746 isoform X1, which yields MGVKYAFQLILMLALLFNVALCKTIKRDVKALNEIKASLGWRVVYSWVGDDPCGDGGLPPWSGVTCTTQGDYRVVTALEVYAVSIVGPFPTAVTNLLDLTRLTNSTSNWAVDFKTE from the exons ATGGGAGTGAAATATGCATTTCAGTTGATTCTTATGCTCGCTTTGCTTTTCAATGTCGCTCTCTGCAAAACGATCAAGCGTGATG TGAAAGCTCTTAATGAAATTAAAGCATCTCTTGGGTGGAGGGTGGTGTATTCCTGGGTCGGAGATGATCCTTGTGGGGATGGGGGTTTACCTCCTTGGTCTGGTGTCACTTGTACTACTCAGGGTGATTACAGAGTAGTTACTGCATT ggaaGTTTATGCAGTCTCTATTGTTGGGCCTTTTCCTACTGCAGTCACCAATTTGTTGGATCTTACAAGGCT GACCAATTCCACCTCAAATTGGGCGGTTGATTTCAAAACAGAATAA